Genomic DNA from Microbacterium neungamense:
TCGACGAGCTCTCCGGCGGTCAGCGCCAGCGCGCCTGGATCTCGATGACGCTCGCGCAGCAGACCGACACCATGCTGCTCGACGAGCCGACCACATACCTGGATGTGGCCCACCAGCTGGAGGTGCTCGAGCTGGTGCGCCGGCTGAACCGCGGTCACGGGCACACCGTGGTGATGGTGCTGCACGACATCTCCCTCGCCGCGCGGTACGCGGACCGGATCGTGGCAATGCGCGACGGCCGCGTGGTGCACGCCGGGCCCCCGTCCGAGGTCGTCACCCCTGCGATCCTGCACGAGGTGTTCGGCATCCGCGCCGCGCTCGTCGACGACCCCGACGGCGGAACGCCGCACGTGCTGCCGCTGGGACTGCCCGCTCAGGCCACGCCGGCGGCGGATGCCCGTGCCGCGGCATCGGTGACCTCGTCCAGCGAGATCACCTCGTAACCCGCCGGTGCGCTGATCGTGCCGCCGTCCGCGCACGAGGTCCGCCGCGGCTCCTGCACCACCCGCCGCAGCGACACCAGGAACTCGCGGTCACCGACGGCGAGCCGCACGCGGCTCTCGGCGTCCGTGCCCGCCTGCGCGGACACGCACCGCACGGCGTGGAGGCGGGTCTCGCCGAGCAGGTGCCGGACGGCGTAGTCGGCGGCCTGCTGCTCCCCCGGGATGCCGCACGCGCCGCGCCAGCGCTCCAGCAGCACCCTGCCGCCGTCGAGGGCGGGAACCAGGCGGTCGACATCCTCCGCCGTGAGCCCGCCGTGGTATCCGCCGCCGGGCAGGGTGACCGTGTTCGCCGCGAACCGGTCGCCGCCGACGTGGGTGGTCTCCCAGACCCGGCCGGGCAGCCGCGCGTCCAGGGCGACCGCGACCGGGCGGCCGAGGCGGGCGCAGCACACGTCCCGCCGTCCGTGCGTGCACACCAGCACGAGCGGCTCGTCAGGGTCGACGGGGGCGCCGAACCCGGGCGGGCGGCCGGCGGCCAGCGCGTCGAGGTCGAGAGCGCAGAGCTCCTCGAGCTCCCGCACGCGGCGCTGCTCGGCCCAGCATCCGTCCGCGCCCCGCCCCGCG
This window encodes:
- a CDS encoding ABC transporter ATP-binding protein: MTPTRLEAVGLSLAYDGRSVVADLDLAIPAGDVTAIIGPNGCGKSTLLRGLARLLPARGGEVLLDGAPLAGFGRRDLARRVSLLPQAPSAPGGLTVLELVARGRHPHQNWYGRFTPQDERIVREALAATGLDGQEDRLVDELSGGQRQRAWISMTLAQQTDTMLLDEPTTYLDVAHQLEVLELVRRLNRGHGHTVVMVLHDISLAARYADRIVAMRDGRVVHAGPPSEVVTPAILHEVFGIRAALVDDPDGGTPHVLPLGLPAQATPAADARAAASVTSSSEITS
- a CDS encoding sucrase ferredoxin, encoding MEEGPAERADWCASIRAARAEAIWASAPALIANWLLVEHPGPWPIRGLPDDLPPAVRGVLERAEDRGVRLQLIRRVRDRRPDLRTVVVAGRGADGCWAEQRRVRELEELCALDLDALAAGRPPGFGAPVDPDEPLVLVCTHGRRDVCCARLGRPVAVALDARLPGRVWETTHVGGDRFAANTVTLPGGGYHGGLTAEDVDRLVPALDGGRVLLERWRGACGIPGEQQAADYAVRHLLGETRLHAVRCVSAQAGTDAESRVRLAVGDREFLVSLRRVVQEPRRTSCADGGTISAPAGYEVISLDEVTDAAARASAAGVA